The following are encoded together in the Aciduricibacillus chroicocephali genome:
- a CDS encoding flagellar hook-associated protein 2, translating into MKIGGLASGIDTEELVKKLMTAERMPLDKMKQQNQKLTWQRDGFRDINKSLAELDKMLFDMSLSTGYKIKNVSSTQESAVTATGSSSATDGTYDIEVKNLARGEMIISDQSTNSDFNIDKKLKDLNFTGNKLTFTTGNNPDKPVEIEIDIEKDTIKSVLKKINDKDAGIRAFYDDKSSQIVMETTYTGKHRDEEISFGKYENSDGADFFNDILGFGRSREVDPNIPDKPPAVKYFAAEDAVFTYNNGLDLTSPTNSYELNGITFNFKNETKEGPAKLSVTNDTDKAFDNVMKFINKYNEVVEKLNGTQQEAKYRNFQPLTDEQKKEMSEDQIKQWEEKAKSGLLKGEGLITNALFSMRGNFYSKVNTDGKYKSISDLGLGTSKNYMDGGKIVLENGSEDKLRKALAEDPDAVMKLFTANGSDEKGTDAGIIKKLRASIKTTTDQINERAGKPSDTTEKYTIGKNMKDLDKRISNFEKKLTQIETRYWNQFNAMEKAINKLNSQSAQMLSQFGGQ; encoded by the coding sequence ATGAAAATTGGCGGACTCGCATCCGGTATTGATACGGAAGAACTCGTAAAAAAATTAATGACGGCTGAACGTATGCCACTTGATAAGATGAAGCAGCAGAACCAGAAGCTGACTTGGCAGAGAGATGGGTTCAGAGATATTAATAAGTCTTTGGCTGAACTTGATAAAATGCTCTTCGACATGAGCCTTTCAACAGGCTACAAAATAAAAAATGTTAGCTCAACGCAAGAGAGTGCTGTGACAGCGACTGGGAGTTCAAGTGCGACAGATGGTACTTATGATATTGAAGTGAAAAATCTTGCTAGAGGCGAGATGATCATTAGTGACCAATCTACAAATAGTGATTTTAATATTGATAAAAAATTGAAGGATCTAAATTTCACAGGTAATAAATTAACATTTACAACAGGTAATAATCCGGATAAACCGGTTGAAATTGAAATAGACATTGAAAAGGACACAATTAAAAGTGTTTTAAAAAAAATTAATGATAAAGACGCTGGTATCCGGGCGTTTTATGATGACAAATCAAGTCAAATAGTAATGGAGACAACTTATACTGGAAAGCATAGAGATGAAGAAATTTCATTCGGCAAATATGAAAATAGTGATGGAGCTGACTTTTTTAATGATATTTTAGGTTTTGGGCGATCTCGCGAGGTAGATCCCAATATTCCTGACAAACCACCGGCCGTAAAATACTTTGCGGCTGAAGACGCTGTATTCACTTATAATAATGGGCTTGATCTTACTTCTCCAACCAACAGCTATGAACTAAATGGTATTACTTTCAATTTCAAAAATGAAACAAAGGAAGGCCCGGCAAAACTCTCTGTCACAAACGATACCGATAAAGCATTCGACAATGTTATGAAATTCATTAACAAATATAATGAAGTCGTAGAAAAGTTAAATGGCACGCAACAGGAAGCAAAGTATCGTAACTTCCAGCCACTTACGGATGAGCAAAAGAAGGAAATGTCTGAAGACCAGATTAAACAATGGGAAGAGAAGGCCAAGAGTGGTTTGCTTAAGGGCGAAGGTCTAATTACAAATGCGCTCTTCTCCATGCGAGGTAATTTTTACTCGAAGGTTAACACAGATGGAAAGTATAAATCAATTAGCGACCTTGGCCTCGGTACTTCAAAGAACTATATGGATGGCGGCAAGATTGTCTTGGAAAATGGTTCTGAAGACAAGCTCCGCAAAGCACTTGCTGAAGATCCGGATGCTGTCATGAAACTATTTACAGCTAACGGTTCTGATGAAAAAGGTACTGATGCAGGGATTATAAAAAAATTGCGAGCTTCTATTAAGACCACTACAGATCAAATCAACGAACGTGCAGGTAAGCCTTCCGATACGACAGAGAAATATACAATCGGTAAAAATATGAAAGATTTAGATAAGCGCATTTCCAATTTTGAGAAAAAACTTACCCAAATTGAAACACGCTACTGGAACCAGTTCAATGCAATGGAGAAGGCTATTAACAAACTGAATTCGCAGTCTGCTCAGATGCTTTCACAATTCGGCGGGCAGTAG
- a CDS encoding flagellar protein FliT: MNRLKVIMDVSKKLDELLHSDEHADDRDILISKATELIEERGVLMAELQPPFTEEETNMGKELIPLNTRIEVRMTELFEELKREMKDLKQQKRSKQQYKNPYRHVASMDGMYVDSKK; the protein is encoded by the coding sequence ATGAATCGCCTTAAAGTGATTATGGATGTTTCTAAAAAGCTTGATGAACTCCTTCATTCCGATGAGCATGCAGACGATCGTGATATCCTGATTAGCAAAGCAACCGAACTCATTGAAGAACGCGGTGTTCTCATGGCAGAACTTCAGCCTCCCTTCACTGAAGAAGAAACAAATATGGGAAAAGAGCTTATTCCACTGAATACACGTATTGAAGTCAGGATGACCGAGCTTTTCGAAGAATTAAAAAGGGAAATGAAGGATCTCAAGCAACAGAAACGTTCTAAACAACAATATAAAAACCCATATAGGCATGTAGCGTCCATGGACGGTATGTACGTTGACAGCAAGAAATAA
- the prfB gene encoding peptide chain release factor 2 (programmed frameshift) — MELSEIKQKLDQITSRVEDFRGSLDLDTKKTRIGELEELMSAGDFWNDQESAQKVINEANGLKSYVNSFEEIAGRLDDLEVSYELVKEENDAELFAELEQEIQTLTNDVGDFELQMLLSDPYDANNAILELHPGAGGTESQDWASMLLRMYQRWAEDKGYKVETLDYLPGDEAGVKSVTLMIKGHNAYGYLKAEKGVHRLVRISPFDSSGRRHTSFVSCDVIPELTEDVDIEIKSDDLKIDTYRSSGAGGQHVNTTDSAVRITHTPTNTVVTCQSERSQIKNREQAMKMLKAKLHQLELEKKQAEVAELRGEQKEIGWGSQIRSYVFHPYSMVKDHRTNTEAGNVQGVMDGDIDQFIDAYLRSQVK, encoded by the exons ATGGAACTATCCGAAATTAAACAGAAGCTTGACCAAATAACTTCGCGCGTCGAAGATTTTAGGGGGTCTCTT GACCTCGATACGAAGAAAACAAGAATTGGCGAACTTGAAGAACTAATGTCTGCGGGAGATTTCTGGAATGACCAGGAATCAGCTCAGAAAGTCATCAATGAAGCAAACGGGCTTAAAAGTTATGTGAACAGCTTTGAAGAAATTGCAGGCCGTCTGGATGACTTGGAAGTTTCCTATGAACTTGTCAAAGAGGAAAATGACGCAGAACTGTTTGCAGAACTAGAACAAGAAATTCAAACACTCACAAACGATGTCGGTGATTTTGAACTGCAAATGCTTTTAAGCGATCCATATGATGCGAATAATGCCATCTTGGAATTGCATCCAGGTGCGGGAGGAACTGAGTCTCAAGATTGGGCAAGCATGCTCCTTCGCATGTACCAGCGCTGGGCAGAAGATAAAGGTTACAAAGTGGAAACACTCGACTATCTTCCTGGTGATGAAGCTGGTGTAAAGAGTGTCACTCTTATGATCAAGGGACATAATGCTTATGGTTACCTTAAAGCAGAAAAAGGTGTACACCGCCTTGTCCGAATTTCACCGTTTGACTCTTCAGGTCGTCGTCATACATCTTTTGTATCCTGTGATGTTATTCCAGAACTTACTGAAGATGTAGATATCGAGATTAAGTCAGACGATCTTAAAATCGACACTTATCGTTCAAGTGGTGCAGGTGGTCAGCACGTTAACACTACTGACTCTGCTGTACGGATTACCCATACTCCAACTAATACAGTAGTCACATGCCAGTCTGAGCGTTCTCAGATTAAGAACCGTGAGCAGGCTATGAAAATGCTGAAGGCGAAGCTTCATCAACTTGAACTGGAGAAGAAGCAGGCAGAGGTCGCTGAATTGCGCGGAGAACAGAAGGAAATCGGCTGGGGAAGCCAAATTCGCTCATATGTTTTCCATCCTTACTCAATGGTAAAAGACCATCGTACGAATACCGAAGCTGGTAATGTCCAAGGTGTTATGGATGGCGATATTGATCAGTTTATTGATGCATACTTGCGTTCACAAGTAAAGTAG
- the flaG gene encoding flagellar protein FlaG, translating to MRIEQAGLTPEIAKQNAANEAMQPQPVSPAQRTGERQADDSTNRSEVIKAVDRFNEIAEPLQTNIEFRFHEKLNEYYVVVIDKSTDEVVKEIPSKKVLDMYAAMTEFMGIFQDRKL from the coding sequence ATGCGGATTGAACAGGCAGGACTCACACCGGAGATAGCGAAACAGAATGCGGCGAATGAGGCAATGCAGCCGCAACCCGTTTCACCAGCTCAACGTACAGGTGAAAGACAAGCGGATGACAGTACAAATCGATCTGAAGTCATTAAAGCGGTTGACCGGTTCAATGAGATTGCTGAACCACTTCAGACGAACATAGAATTCAGATTCCATGAAAAGCTGAATGAATACTATGTCGTTGTCATTGATAAATCAACAGATGAAGTAGTGAAGGAGATTCCTTCAAAGAAAGTACTGGATATGTACGCGGCCATGACTGAATTCATGGGAATCTTCCAGGACAGAAAGCTTTAA
- the csrA gene encoding carbon storage regulator CsrA, with product MLVLGRKVNESIQIGDDIEIKIIAIEGEQVKLGIHAPKSVDIHRKEIYLDIQKENGAAANMPANVLQLLSKNKTEG from the coding sequence ATGCTTGTACTAGGCAGAAAAGTGAATGAATCTATTCAAATTGGCGACGACATTGAAATTAAGATCATTGCCATTGAAGGGGAGCAAGTGAAACTCGGCATTCATGCTCCAAAGTCTGTAGATATTCATCGCAAGGAAATTTACCTTGATATTCAGAAGGAGAACGGCGCAGCAGCGAATATGCCAGCAAATGTCCTACAGCTTCTATCAAAAAATAAGACTGAGGGTTGA
- the cccB gene encoding cytochrome c551: protein MKKWLMAIVFGSALVLGACGNDDSDSKEKNNNNKTETSKPATPGESKVDSAKAEELFSNNCASCHAQDLSGGAGPSLKNIGSQLSESEIKKIIEKGRGGMPGFKGNLADGDISILSTWLAEHK, encoded by the coding sequence GTGAAGAAATGGCTTATGGCAATTGTATTTGGCTCCGCTCTAGTACTTGGAGCATGCGGAAATGATGATTCTGACAGCAAAGAGAAAAACAACAATAATAAAACTGAAACATCTAAACCTGCAACACCTGGAGAAAGCAAAGTAGATTCTGCAAAAGCAGAAGAACTATTCTCCAACAACTGTGCTTCATGCCATGCACAAGATTTGTCTGGCGGAGCGGGTCCAAGCTTGAAAAATATTGGTTCACAGCTGAGTGAAAGTGAAATCAAGAAAATCATTGAAAAAGGTAGAGGCGGCATGCCTGGCTTTAAAGGAAACCTTGCCGATGGTGATATCAGTATTCTTTCTACATGGCTTGCCGAACATAAGTAA
- the fliW gene encoding flagellar assembly protein FliW: MQIHTKYLGELTIEEKQIIHFPHGLPGFQEETRFVLMNLPDGGMFEVLQSAETPELAFIVASPYHFDQSYKVEIDEAVQESLEIEQPEDVAIYGIVTIRDPFAKSTINLKAPLLINVNKQLAKQHILTTDHYVTKTPIMKEEA; this comes from the coding sequence ATGCAAATTCATACTAAGTATTTGGGCGAACTGACAATAGAAGAGAAACAGATAATTCATTTCCCTCATGGATTGCCTGGCTTTCAGGAGGAGACGCGGTTTGTCCTCATGAATTTGCCAGATGGCGGAATGTTTGAAGTATTGCAGTCGGCTGAGACTCCTGAACTTGCCTTCATCGTTGCCAGCCCTTATCACTTTGACCAAAGCTACAAGGTGGAGATAGACGAAGCAGTACAAGAGTCACTTGAAATTGAACAACCGGAAGATGTGGCGATATACGGTATCGTTACAATTCGTGATCCATTTGCGAAGAGCACAATTAATTTGAAAGCCCCACTTCTCATAAATGTGAACAAGCAGCTGGCTAAACAGCATATCCTCACAACTGATCATTATGTAACTAAGACGCCGATCATGAAGGAGGAAGCGTAA
- the secA gene encoding preprotein translocase subunit SecA, which yields MMSLLKKIFGDGNKRQLKQISKITDHIESLEPDFEKLTDEQLREKTAEYKERFINGESLDKLLPEAYATVREGAKRVLGMRPFPVQIMGAIALHEGNIAEMKTGEGKTLASTMPAYLNALSGEGVHVVTVNEYLAERDSKEMGKLFEFLGLTVGLNANELTSEAKAEAYNCDITYTTNNELGFDYLRDNMVLYKEQMVQRPLNFAIIDEVDSILIDEARTPLIISGTAQKSAELYQRANAFVKLLRKEDDYTYDVKTKSVQLTEEGINKAERYFHIENLFDLEHVSLTHHINQALKAHVAMLRDADYVVQDGEVVIVDQFTGRLMAGRRYSDGLHQAIEAKEGLQIQNESMTLASITFQNYFRMYKKLAGMTGTAKTEEEEFRNIYNMDVISIPTNREIARNDRADLIYKSMPGKFQAVVEEIKERNEKGQPVLVGTVAVETSELISDMLKRAGVKHDVLNAKNHYREAEIIEKAGERGSVTIATNMAGRGTDIKLGEGVKELGGLCVIGTERHESRRIDNQLRGRSGRQGDPGESLFYLSMEDELMRRFGSDNLKTMMEKLGMDDTQPIESKMVSRAVESAQKRVEGNNFDARKTILSYDDVLREQREIIYKQRFEVIEADENLREIVEGMIRSAISRQVSAHTTDEDMDNWELDTIVEYAENNLLEQGDLTVDELKGKEPEEITDLLMDKVKVRYDEKEEEMTPEQMREFEKVIVLRSVDSKWMDHIDQMDQLRQGIHLRAYGQNDPLREYQLEGYQMFDQMVAEIEEEVATYIMKAQVAESENIEREEVAKNTQAVAGGGTNEEEKKKKPIVHGERVGRNDPCPCGSGKKYKNCHGNG from the coding sequence ATCATGTCTTTATTAAAAAAGATTTTTGGCGATGGCAACAAGAGACAACTTAAACAAATTTCCAAAATAACCGATCATATAGAATCCCTTGAACCGGATTTTGAAAAACTTACAGATGAACAGCTGCGTGAAAAAACAGCTGAATATAAAGAACGCTTCATAAACGGAGAGTCGTTGGACAAGCTGCTTCCTGAAGCCTATGCGACAGTAAGAGAAGGAGCAAAACGTGTGCTTGGCATGCGTCCTTTCCCTGTGCAGATCATGGGAGCCATTGCTCTTCATGAGGGCAATATCGCAGAAATGAAGACAGGTGAAGGTAAAACACTTGCCTCTACTATGCCTGCATATTTGAATGCGCTGTCCGGTGAAGGTGTCCATGTTGTCACAGTGAACGAATATCTTGCTGAGCGCGACTCTAAGGAAATGGGTAAACTATTCGAATTCCTTGGACTGACTGTTGGTTTGAACGCAAATGAGCTAACGAGTGAAGCCAAAGCTGAAGCATATAATTGTGATATTACTTATACAACGAACAATGAACTTGGCTTTGATTATCTGCGTGATAATATGGTCCTTTATAAAGAACAAATGGTTCAGCGTCCGCTTAATTTTGCAATTATTGATGAGGTCGACTCGATTTTGATTGATGAAGCGAGAACGCCGCTTATCATTTCGGGTACAGCTCAGAAATCTGCTGAACTTTATCAGCGGGCGAACGCGTTTGTTAAGTTGCTGCGTAAAGAAGATGACTACACATATGATGTTAAAACAAAGAGTGTCCAGCTTACTGAAGAAGGAATTAATAAAGCTGAACGTTACTTCCATATCGAGAACTTATTTGACCTTGAACACGTCTCTCTGACGCATCATATCAACCAAGCTTTAAAAGCTCATGTTGCGATGCTGCGGGATGCCGATTACGTAGTACAGGACGGTGAAGTGGTAATTGTTGACCAATTCACTGGACGTCTTATGGCCGGGCGTCGTTATAGTGATGGTTTGCATCAGGCTATTGAGGCAAAGGAAGGACTTCAGATTCAAAATGAAAGCATGACACTTGCTTCTATTACCTTCCAGAACTATTTCCGTATGTATAAGAAGCTTGCTGGTATGACTGGTACAGCAAAGACGGAAGAAGAGGAATTCCGTAATATTTATAATATGGATGTTATCTCAATTCCGACGAACCGTGAAATTGCGAGAAATGATCGCGCTGACCTTATTTATAAATCAATGCCGGGTAAATTCCAGGCTGTCGTTGAAGAGATTAAGGAGCGCAATGAAAAGGGACAGCCTGTTCTTGTAGGTACAGTTGCAGTTGAAACTTCCGAACTGATTAGCGACATGCTGAAACGTGCTGGTGTTAAACATGATGTATTGAACGCGAAAAACCACTATCGTGAAGCCGAAATTATTGAAAAAGCCGGAGAACGCGGTTCTGTAACGATTGCGACAAACATGGCTGGCCGCGGTACAGACATCAAGCTAGGTGAAGGTGTTAAAGAACTTGGCGGGCTTTGTGTAATTGGAACAGAACGTCATGAATCCCGACGTATTGATAACCAGCTTCGTGGTCGTTCCGGACGTCAGGGAGATCCAGGTGAATCATTATTCTATCTCTCCATGGAAGATGAGCTTATGCGTCGTTTCGGTTCTGACAACTTGAAGACAATGATGGAGAAGCTTGGCATGGATGATACACAGCCAATTGAGAGCAAAATGGTTTCCCGTGCTGTCGAATCCGCACAAAAACGTGTAGAAGGAAACAACTTCGATGCACGTAAGACAATCCTTTCCTATGATGATGTACTCCGTGAACAGCGTGAGATTATTTACAAGCAGCGTTTTGAAGTAATTGAAGCTGATGAAAATCTCCGTGAAATTGTTGAGGGGATGATCCGCTCAGCAATTTCCAGACAAGTCAGTGCTCATACTACTGATGAAGACATGGACAACTGGGAATTGGATACAATCGTCGAGTATGCGGAAAACAATTTGCTTGAACAAGGTGATCTGACAGTTGATGAACTGAAAGGCAAAGAGCCTGAAGAAATCACGGATCTTCTAATGGATAAAGTAAAAGTGCGTTATGATGAGAAAGAAGAAGAAATGACGCCAGAGCAGATGCGTGAATTCGAAAAGGTGATCGTGCTTCGTTCCGTCGACTCAAAATGGATGGATCATATCGACCAGATGGACCAGTTGCGTCAGGGAATTCATTTGCGTGCCTATGGCCAAAACGACCCGCTTCGTGAATATCAATTGGAAGGCTACCAGATGTTCGATCAGATGGTTGCTGAAATTGAAGAAGAAGTGGCAACTTATATTATGAAAGCCCAAGTGGCTGAAAGTGAAAACATTGAACGTGAAGAAGTTGCTAAAAACACGCAAGCAGTCGCAGGCGGCGGCACAAATGAAGAAGAAAAGAAGAAAAAGCCAATTGTACATGGTGAGCGGGTTGGACGAAATGATCCGTGTCCTTGTGGGAGCGGCAAGAAATATAAAAATTGCCATGGCAATGGATAA
- a CDS encoding DUF6470 family protein, giving the protein MQLPQIRMESKLGQISLQTINAKQEIRQPQADLSIEQPHAEITMHTKPGKLTIDQSKAFEEMNLMSILRRNDKFAQEGMQAIQEGIGRRAAEGTELMRIEDGGNPLVSQAVNYANPPMKTLAIKFVPSYGSVKINYEPADLDIQVTPQKPRIDVQINKPEMTYTPGRVEVGMLQKAELNIDFVNLFPGK; this is encoded by the coding sequence ATGCAATTGCCACAGATACGAATGGAATCAAAGCTAGGCCAAATTTCTCTGCAAACCATCAACGCAAAGCAGGAGATTCGCCAGCCGCAAGCAGATTTATCAATTGAACAGCCACATGCGGAAATCACAATGCATACAAAGCCTGGAAAACTGACAATTGACCAGTCAAAAGCTTTTGAGGAAATGAACTTGATGAGCATTTTGCGCAGGAATGATAAATTTGCCCAAGAAGGGATGCAGGCAATACAGGAGGGAATTGGTCGACGTGCAGCTGAAGGGACGGAGCTGATGCGCATTGAAGATGGTGGAAATCCACTCGTCTCTCAAGCTGTTAATTATGCCAATCCCCCAATGAAGACACTGGCAATTAAATTTGTCCCATCTTACGGTTCGGTGAAAATCAATTATGAACCGGCAGACCTGGATATACAGGTGACCCCTCAGAAACCGCGTATTGACGTACAGATAAATAAGCCTGAAATGACCTATACTCCTGGCCGTGTTGAAGTGGGCATGCTTCAAAAGGCAGAACTGAATATAGATTTTGTAAATCTTTTTCCGGGAAAATAA
- the fliS gene encoding flagellar export chaperone FliS codes for MNKPHQAYQNNAVNTATGAELTLMLYNGCIKFIKQAKRDMAANHIEGKNTHIQKAQNIIRELMITLDPKVEISKQFAPLYDFMLNRLTEANIQNNEEALDEVMDLAVEFRDTWKQVIQKTRQVTYAQGAEV; via the coding sequence ATGAACAAGCCACATCAGGCTTATCAAAACAACGCAGTGAATACAGCGACAGGTGCCGAACTTACTTTGATGCTATATAATGGCTGCATCAAATTCATCAAGCAGGCGAAGAGAGATATGGCTGCTAATCACATTGAAGGCAAGAACACGCATATACAGAAAGCACAGAATATCATCCGTGAACTGATGATTACTCTGGATCCGAAAGTAGAGATTTCAAAGCAGTTCGCTCCTCTTTATGATTTCATGCTGAACCGTCTGACTGAAGCGAATATCCAGAATAATGAAGAGGCGCTTGACGAGGTTATGGATCTTGCTGTCGAGTTTCGTGATACATGGAAGCAGGTCATACAGAAGACACGTCAGGTAACTTACGCGCAAGGCGCAGAAGTGTAA
- the ftsE gene encoding cell division ATP-binding protein FtsE, with protein MISMKNVYKTYGNGVTALNGINVEIDKGEFVYVVGPSGAGKSTFIKLIYREEKATAGDIVINEKELSTIKEKQVPMLRRDIGVVFQDFKLLPKLTAYENVAFAMEVIEAPPSTMRTRVLEVLDLVGLKNKSRFLPDELSGGEQQRISIARAIVNRPKIVIADEPTGNIDPDTSWEIMQIFEEINRRGTTLIMATHSREIVDTIRKRVIAIENGTIARDEALGEYGYEI; from the coding sequence ATGATTTCAATGAAAAATGTATACAAAACATATGGAAATGGGGTCACGGCGCTAAACGGCATTAATGTCGAAATTGATAAAGGCGAATTTGTCTATGTTGTCGGTCCAAGTGGTGCCGGCAAATCGACATTTATCAAGCTTATATATAGAGAAGAAAAAGCGACCGCTGGAGATATTGTTATTAATGAAAAAGAACTTTCAACGATAAAAGAGAAACAAGTCCCGATGTTGAGACGGGACATTGGTGTAGTCTTCCAGGACTTTAAGCTGTTGCCGAAACTGACAGCCTATGAAAATGTCGCTTTTGCTATGGAAGTGATTGAAGCTCCGCCTTCCACTATGCGAACACGCGTCTTGGAAGTACTGGATCTTGTCGGGTTGAAGAACAAATCCCGCTTCTTGCCGGATGAGCTTTCTGGTGGGGAACAGCAGCGGATTTCGATTGCAAGGGCAATTGTTAACCGTCCGAAGATTGTCATTGCAGATGAGCCTACAGGCAACATCGATCCAGATACATCTTGGGAGATCATGCAGATCTTCGAGGAAATCAACCGTCGGGGTACGACTTTAATCATGGCGACTCACAGCAGAGAGATTGTCGATACAATCCGTAAACGAGTCATTGCGATTGAGAACGGTACCATTGCAAGAGACGAGGCATTGGGGGAATATGGCTATGAAATTTAG
- the hpf gene encoding ribosome hibernation-promoting factor, HPF/YfiA family: MRYNIRGENVEVTDAIKTYIEKKVGKLERYFNHTPTSDVHVNLSVFNDEQRIEITIPMTDLLLRADVRHNDLYAAVDLAVDKLERQIRKYKTRVNRKNRQQGSAKIVFAELEQEANEQVVAEDDQDGVEIVRTKRFDLKPMDSEEAVLQMDLLGHAFFVFENAENGSTNIVYRRNDGRYGLIEPS; the protein is encoded by the coding sequence ATGAGATATAATATTCGTGGAGAAAACGTAGAAGTAACCGACGCAATTAAAACTTACATCGAAAAGAAAGTTGGTAAGCTGGAGAGATATTTCAACCATACACCAACATCTGATGTCCATGTGAACTTGAGTGTGTTTAATGATGAACAACGTATTGAGATTACTATTCCAATGACTGATTTACTGTTGCGCGCCGATGTGCGACATAATGACCTGTATGCAGCTGTCGATCTGGCTGTTGATAAGCTGGAGCGCCAGATTCGCAAATATAAAACAAGAGTGAATCGTAAAAACCGCCAACAAGGCAGTGCAAAGATTGTATTCGCTGAATTGGAACAGGAAGCGAATGAGCAGGTCGTTGCAGAGGATGACCAAGATGGTGTTGAAATCGTACGTACTAAGCGTTTCGATTTAAAGCCAATGGACTCTGAAGAAGCTGTGTTGCAAATGGATTTGCTTGGGCATGCTTTCTTCGTCTTTGAAAATGCTGAAAATGGCAGCACGAATATCGTGTATCGTCGTAATGACGGCCGCTATGGTCTGATTGAGCCCAGCTAA